The Planctomicrobium piriforme genome window below encodes:
- a CDS encoding beta-1,3-glucanase family protein: MSFLKRVFGSQRRRRVPAASTALERFEPRHLLSGGISGSVSRGRRATFFDADGTRVTVILRGPGTGALTPAALNGSSTGLLDSLVLTGTTSRSSLTIRTRGGSVAGTTINELTINGANGQSNVLGKLLAGGLSLNEGGEFTVNGSVSQAALGEVGKDSQVKINGSVSHLQTGVVRTGANLNVTSNLARLTASSLGSGAVVNSQTIGVMDVRGQVNHATITAGSGGIHSASFGSLLDSTITGANINSIAVAGDMLRSKLIANIESGTDGEFGTMDDTVASSTVVGKINAVKVSGETKDSDGNLNQIVASGDVGSVSGRGITSATAPKVWKYAASSFIKLKVAQESGRATGYYDSQIWIAVFGQEIATPGPGVIPPVGKSYYLVADQLESGKPVPISTAGLQPGSGTPDQAILPSSTLAAWDGKLSLPVPPPGQQFTGRIVISVGAPIQAQVTTSNGTVSAPSSGSLTDPSNGTIYDFLEFTVTNFNGVPNLDIDTSQVDAFGLPMKLEFFQDAAGKKPFNYSFTGTTTTGSNIITGIPDTTKLSQGDAVTGAGVPTGSTIQSITNSTATSTGSIVLNNNLTKTGTSVSFTAAAGGPVGVKATRESVLNGANSNSLLSFLISEISSSTNVEAVRPFLESYANQPVAGAVQATGAINNLTFTSQQLIQILSPNHGLATGDVVTVSGVNGVPGANGTFVVTVVDSNNFTLNGTTGSGSFTGGGVWSQGTITGASNAGPIVITTSSTAGLANGDLVKIEGILGNTAANGLFTISNVTATSFTLVNSQGNGAYTMGGVWSVYQNPPIRLVSPKDVVEALSSPASLNPLNNYYNQTIDDFFLKYYTGTIGTHTGGGKTFSLVSSASGSAITYSGQTTQVGNNYVLRLNATTGTTAEKAVNYDLYYPFFNTNLPDASAYTPIFYVAGATAPTWIVTAGQQYESASQMIFACDAVFADNNARGMTGTSSVVMGDLEDSISAAINRGIILSDSSTWGDQGTWFQSTTANGGIYNYWVQYWHQTGLTYGDQSYAFPYDDKFGASTNLNQNNVGMATITLGKWSNSQTATRTLFKNFPANGNQGGQVTLTAKVAGAGGPTGTVTFYIDGTPINSSNASSAPPLQPVTIDANGEATITATMPALPDGSNTHTYTVTAVYSGDANNLPSIASHKLKLEGS, encoded by the coding sequence ATGAGCTTCCTGAAGCGTGTGTTTGGCAGCCAGCGCCGCCGTCGTGTTCCAGCGGCCTCCACCGCCCTCGAACGATTTGAACCCCGGCATCTACTCAGCGGCGGAATCTCCGGATCCGTTTCTCGCGGTCGTCGCGCGACCTTCTTTGATGCCGACGGCACGCGTGTGACGGTCATCCTCCGCGGCCCTGGCACAGGCGCATTGACCCCCGCCGCTCTGAACGGCAGCAGCACCGGCCTGCTCGACAGTCTTGTCTTGACGGGCACGACCTCGCGTTCATCGCTGACGATCCGTACGCGCGGCGGTAGCGTTGCCGGTACGACGATCAACGAGCTGACGATCAACGGTGCCAATGGGCAGTCGAATGTTCTGGGAAAACTGCTCGCGGGCGGCCTGTCGCTGAACGAAGGGGGAGAGTTCACCGTCAACGGCAGCGTTTCTCAGGCGGCGCTGGGAGAGGTCGGGAAAGATTCTCAGGTGAAGATCAATGGCTCGGTATCGCATCTGCAAACCGGCGTTGTGCGGACGGGTGCGAACCTCAATGTGACCAGCAATCTCGCCCGACTGACCGCATCGAGCCTCGGCAGCGGGGCGGTCGTCAACAGCCAGACGATCGGCGTGATGGATGTCCGCGGTCAGGTGAATCACGCGACGATCACAGCCGGATCTGGCGGAATTCACTCGGCGAGTTTTGGCAGCTTGCTGGATTCGACGATCACCGGCGCGAATATCAATTCCATCGCAGTTGCCGGGGACATGCTGCGGTCGAAGCTGATCGCGAATATCGAGTCTGGGACTGACGGCGAATTCGGGACGATGGACGACACCGTCGCCAGCTCGACTGTCGTCGGCAAGATCAATGCGGTCAAAGTGTCGGGCGAGACAAAGGACTCTGACGGCAATCTCAACCAGATTGTTGCGAGCGGCGACGTCGGCAGCGTGTCTGGTCGCGGGATCACCTCGGCAACGGCGCCCAAGGTCTGGAAATACGCCGCGTCGTCATTCATCAAGTTGAAAGTCGCTCAGGAGTCCGGGAGGGCGACCGGGTACTACGATTCTCAAATCTGGATTGCGGTGTTCGGTCAGGAGATTGCCACGCCAGGACCAGGCGTCATTCCACCCGTCGGCAAGTCGTATTACCTTGTGGCTGACCAGCTCGAGAGCGGGAAGCCGGTTCCCATCTCCACCGCGGGTCTGCAACCTGGTTCCGGGACGCCGGATCAGGCCATTCTCCCGAGCTCAACGCTGGCCGCATGGGATGGCAAGCTGAGCCTGCCGGTTCCGCCGCCAGGACAGCAGTTCACCGGACGAATTGTGATTTCCGTGGGCGCGCCCATTCAGGCGCAAGTGACCACATCGAATGGGACGGTCTCCGCCCCTAGTTCAGGCAGCCTGACCGATCCGAGCAACGGAACGATCTACGACTTCCTCGAGTTCACCGTCACTAATTTCAACGGCGTCCCGAATCTCGATATCGACACGTCGCAGGTGGACGCATTCGGTCTGCCGATGAAGCTGGAGTTTTTCCAGGATGCCGCCGGAAAGAAGCCGTTCAACTACAGCTTTACCGGGACGACGACGACCGGCAGCAATATCATCACCGGGATTCCTGACACGACCAAGCTCAGTCAAGGGGATGCGGTCACCGGCGCTGGCGTTCCGACCGGGTCGACGATTCAGTCGATCACGAATTCGACGGCGACCTCCACCGGGTCGATCGTGCTGAACAATAATCTCACGAAGACCGGCACAAGCGTCTCGTTCACCGCCGCGGCGGGCGGACCGGTCGGCGTGAAGGCGACTCGCGAGTCGGTTTTGAACGGCGCGAACAGCAACTCGCTGTTGAGTTTCCTGATCAGTGAAATCAGCAGCAGCACGAATGTCGAGGCGGTACGACCGTTCCTCGAAAGCTATGCCAACCAGCCTGTTGCTGGTGCGGTGCAGGCGACCGGCGCCATCAACAATCTCACTTTTACCTCGCAACAACTGATTCAGATCCTCAGTCCAAATCACGGCCTCGCGACAGGCGATGTTGTGACGGTCAGCGGCGTGAATGGGGTGCCTGGCGCGAACGGTACCTTTGTCGTGACGGTCGTCGACTCGAACAACTTCACTCTGAACGGCACGACGGGGTCTGGGTCGTTCACTGGCGGCGGCGTGTGGTCGCAGGGAACAATCACGGGCGCGTCGAATGCCGGCCCGATTGTCATTACCACCAGCAGCACGGCAGGCCTGGCCAATGGGGATCTGGTGAAGATCGAAGGGATTCTCGGCAATACCGCGGCGAATGGTCTGTTCACGATTTCGAATGTGACGGCCACCTCGTTCACGCTGGTGAACTCGCAGGGGAATGGGGCTTACACGATGGGGGGAGTGTGGTCGGTCTACCAGAATCCTCCGATTCGGCTGGTCTCTCCGAAAGATGTCGTCGAAGCGCTTTCCAGCCCGGCCAGCCTGAACCCGCTCAATAATTACTACAACCAGACGATCGACGACTTCTTCCTGAAGTATTACACGGGGACCATCGGGACGCACACTGGGGGCGGAAAGACCTTCAGTCTCGTCTCGAGTGCATCAGGCAGCGCGATCACCTACTCGGGGCAGACAACCCAGGTGGGCAACAACTATGTGCTGCGACTGAATGCCACGACCGGCACGACTGCCGAGAAGGCGGTGAACTACGATCTGTATTATCCGTTCTTCAATACCAACCTGCCGGATGCGTCGGCCTACACGCCGATCTTTTATGTCGCCGGTGCGACGGCCCCCACATGGATCGTCACCGCCGGTCAGCAGTACGAGTCCGCCTCGCAGATGATCTTTGCCTGTGACGCGGTGTTCGCCGACAACAATGCCCGCGGCATGACCGGGACATCGTCAGTGGTGATGGGCGACCTGGAAGATTCGATCTCTGCGGCGATCAACCGCGGCATCATCCTCAGCGATTCGTCGACTTGGGGGGATCAGGGAACCTGGTTCCAGTCCACCACGGCCAACGGCGGAATTTACAATTACTGGGTGCAATACTGGCATCAGACCGGACTCACTTACGGCGACCAGTCTTATGCCTTCCCGTATGACGACAAGTTCGGGGCGAGTACGAACCTGAATCAGAACAACGTCGGGATGGCGACGATCACGCTGGGCAAGTGGTCCAATTCCCAGACCGCCACCAGAACCTTGTTTAAGAATTTCCCCGCCAACGGGAATCAAGGAGGACAGGTGACGTTGACTGCCAAAGTCGCGGGGGCAGGCGGGCCGACCGGCACGGTGACCTTCTATATCGACGGAACTCCGATCAACTCGTCGAATGCCTCGTCGGCTCCGCCCTTGCAGCCGGTGACGATCGATGCGAATGGCGAGGCCACGATCACCGCCACGATGCCGGCTCTGCCGGATGGGAGCAACACGCACACTTATACGGTGACGGCGGTCTACTCCGGAGACGCGAATAATCTCCCGAGCATCGCCTCCCACAAATTGAAACTCGAAGGTTCGTGA
- a CDS encoding HEAT repeat domain-containing protein, with protein sequence MSLFRSQLVPVLCVTVFCTAAQADVVRLKGGGEVRGRLQDAGQGTGVTSVKTRSGATITLPSDEIDFVSRRSPLVEEYVTRSRQTDGTVESHLALAEWCRTQGLLEERQEQLEQVLDLDPDHPDARRVLGYVRHLGRWLTQDDVMTGRGYVRHDGRWVTRQELQLIESNSARKTAELAWMPKVRLWVGWLTGPNQERRLSGLAELQKVQDPEAVSALANFMSKHNVVDVRLLFVQILRQIEGSRPVIPLVERVLMDDSDAVREQALGAVMAGRAELALPALISALKNKSNLVICRAASALGEIGDPRAVPALIDALVTTHTYTIQVPANGTTFASGNGVFSGAVPPDVEIAARTGQLPYGANILPDPTTPRIMRSIPVTENFKNAPVLQALEKITTQNLGYNERDWHLWWAIQKG encoded by the coding sequence ATGTCTCTGTTTCGCTCGCAACTGGTTCCGGTGCTGTGTGTGACCGTCTTCTGTACGGCGGCACAGGCGGATGTGGTGCGCCTCAAAGGGGGCGGCGAAGTTCGGGGACGGCTGCAGGATGCCGGACAGGGAACCGGCGTCACCTCTGTCAAAACCCGGTCGGGTGCGACCATCACGTTGCCGTCGGATGAGATCGACTTCGTCTCCCGTCGTTCACCGCTGGTGGAGGAGTACGTCACCCGATCGCGGCAGACTGACGGCACGGTGGAATCCCACCTGGCGTTGGCCGAATGGTGCCGGACGCAGGGATTGCTGGAGGAACGGCAGGAGCAACTGGAGCAGGTGCTCGATCTCGACCCTGATCATCCCGATGCGCGGCGTGTGCTCGGTTATGTTCGTCACCTGGGCCGCTGGCTGACCCAGGACGACGTGATGACCGGACGGGGGTACGTCCGTCATGACGGACGCTGGGTCACGCGGCAGGAGTTGCAACTCATCGAGTCCAATTCCGCACGTAAAACGGCCGAGCTCGCCTGGATGCCGAAGGTCCGGTTGTGGGTCGGCTGGCTGACGGGTCCGAATCAGGAGCGTCGACTCTCAGGCCTGGCGGAACTGCAAAAGGTGCAGGATCCCGAGGCCGTTTCCGCTCTCGCGAATTTCATGTCGAAACACAATGTTGTCGACGTGCGGCTGTTGTTCGTGCAGATCCTCAGGCAGATCGAGGGTTCGCGGCCTGTGATCCCGCTTGTCGAACGGGTGTTGATGGATGACAGCGACGCCGTGCGGGAACAGGCGCTCGGCGCCGTCATGGCCGGTCGTGCTGAGCTGGCTTTGCCGGCCCTGATTTCGGCCCTCAAAAACAAATCGAATCTGGTGATCTGCCGCGCGGCATCGGCACTGGGCGAAATTGGCGATCCCCGGGCGGTGCCGGCGTTGATCGATGCTTTGGTGACGACGCACACCTATACGATTCAGGTGCCTGCCAACGGGACGACATTCGCGAGCGGCAATGGGGTCTTTTCGGGTGCGGTCCCGCCCGATGTGGAAATTGCTGCTCGAACCGGTCAGCTGCCTTATGGGGCCAACATTCTGCCAGACCCCACGACTCCGCGGATCATGCGGAGCATCCCGGTCACCGAAAACTTCAAGAACGCCCCGGTGCTGCAGGCACTGGAAAAAATCACCACCCAGAACCTCGGCTACAACGAGCGCGACTGGCATCTCTGGTGGGCGATTCAAAAGGGTTAG